A region of Larimichthys crocea isolate SSNF chromosome X, L_crocea_2.0, whole genome shotgun sequence DNA encodes the following proteins:
- the LOC109141645 gene encoding uncharacterized protein LOC109141645, translating to MPASRGLTGYGLFQYRSHDTSILPTVTSVKPQDKFMCAQEGGSQKKDEERLVDIYTERYITGGGDIHINTQHEVMQIEAAGKPARYREIMNPVHRFAIDKALQSPNGHLDLFLRFLLAGLSLETNQTNSLKATEKEKKLTDQSGNMEEIQQYLSSGSPSTDELTPAQWSALVFILLSSDKDLDVFDLKKYSASEEVSSEDAASERSCEALSQPQLPVSRLTELDLSNNDLKDSGVKLLSAGLESPHGTLETLRLNQTRLTEKCCQEFSSVLSSQSSRLRDLDLSNNDLQDSGGKLLSAGLKSRRCTLETLRLSGCLVAEEGCTSLASALKSNPSHLRELDLSYNHPGESGVKLLSAGLENPRWRLDTLRVDHGGEQRLKPGLRKYACELTVDTNTVNTNLKLSDNNRKVTHVREKQPYPDHPERFDYCPQLLCGDGLTGPCYWEVEWRGRAYVSVSYRGIKRKGKSDDCRFGFIDQSWSLKCSDEDGYSVWHNNRKTLLSSSSSSISSSSSVSHRVAVYVDCPAGSLSFYRVCSDTLIHLHTFNTTFTEPLYPGFRVWSPGSSVSLCPL from the exons ATGCCTGCATCTCGTGGCCTAACTGGCT ATGGATTGTTCCAGTACCGGAGCCACGACACATCCATATTACCAACAGTTACTTCAGTCAAACCTCAGGACAAGTTCATGTGTGCACAAGAGGGGGGGTCACAGAAGAAGGATGAGGAACGTCTGGTTGATATCTACACAGAGCGGTACATCACAGGTGGAGGTGACATCCACATCAACACACAGCATGAGGTCATGCAGATTGAGGCAGCAGGGAAGCCAGCAAGATACAGAGAAATCATGAACCCA GTCCACAGGTTTGCTATTGACAAGGCCTTACAGAGTCCAAATGGACACCTGGACTTGTTCCTCCGCTTCCTCCTCGCGGGTCTTTCACTGGAGACCAATCAGACCAACTCCCTGAAGGctactgaaaaagaaaagaagctcaCAGACCAATCAGGAAACA TGGAGGAGATCCAACAGTACCTGAGTTCAGGAAGTCCTTCCACAGATGAACTGACTCCTGCTCAGTGGTCAGCCTTGGTCTTCATCTTACTGTCATCAGACAAAGATCTGGACgtgtttgacctgaagaaaTACTCTGCTTCAGAGGAGGTTTCTTCTGAGGATGCTGCCAGTG agagaagctgtgaagctctgtctCAGCCTCAGCTCCCAGTCTCAcgtctgacagagctggacctgagtaacaacgacctgaaggattcaggagtgaagctgctctctgctggactggagagtccacacgGTACACTGGAGACTCTCAG gtTAAATCAAACCAGGCTCACAGAGAAATGCTGTCAGGAGTTCTCatcagttctcagctcccagtcctcacGTCTGAGagatctggacctgagtaacaacgacctgcaggattcaggagggaagctgctctctgctggactgaaGAGTCGACGCTGTACACTAGAGACTCTCAG gctGTCAGGCTGTCTGGTAGCAGAGGAAGGTTGtacttctctggcctcagctctaaaatccaacccctcccatctgagagagctggacctgagctacaatcatccaggagagtcaggagtgaagctgctgtctgctggtctgGAGAATCCACGCTGGAGACTGGACACTCTCAG ggtggatcatggtggagAGCAGAGGCTGAAACCTGGTCTGAGGAAGT ATGCCTGTGAACTCacagtggacacaaacacagtgaacacaaacCTCAAACTGTCGGACAACAACAGGAAGGTGACACATGTGAGAGAAAAGCAGCCGTATCCTGATCATCCAGAGAGGTTTGATTACTGtcctcagctgctgtgtggagaTGGTCTGACTGGTCCCTGTTACTGGGAGGTCGAGTGGAGAGGAAGAGCTTATGTATCAGTGAGTTACAGAGGAAtcaaaaggaaaggaaagagtgaTGACTGTAGGTTTGGATTTATTGATCAGTCCTGGAGTCTGAAGTGTTCTGATGAAGATGGTTACTCTGTCTGgcacaataacagaaaaacattactctcctcctcctcctcctccatctcctcctcctcctcggtctctcacagagtagcagtgtatgtggactgtcctgctggctctctgtccttctacagagtctgctctgacacactgatccacctccacaccttcaacaccacattcactgaaccTCTTTATCCTGGGTTCAGGGTCTGGTCACCTGGttcctcagtgtctctgtgtcctctgtaa